tccaccgtttgttcctatggaagctatatgatatagttacccgatcttgatcaagttcggcatagtcgtttatatgtgcaATAAAcccatattaaatttcacgacaatagctcaaaaaataacgaagtttttgagaaaagtcactgttcgtgactttggcgtttgtatgggagctatatgatatagttgtccgatccggctgaatccgagatatgcaacctgtgcactatatacaagcctacttGCAAAATttctctgtagctctaacggtccaggaggagtttgcgttaatccagacggacggactgacggacggacggacggacggatggacggatggacggacggatatggctatatgaactcgtctcgtaatgctgatcaagaatataaatactttatatggtcagagatgcttccttctatgcgttgcacacttctgaccaaaattaatatacccttttgcaagggtataaaaagccaGCATCGGTTACCCAATATTCCAACACTTGCTCTTGCCGATCAACCATTGCATATTCAGCAAAAATTCTAACACCCCCACTAATGAGGAAAAGAAAATGGAATCCATATTAACTGATGAAACTTATTAAAATATGGAAACTTATCTGATTGAGCAAATGGGACTAAATATCATTGATCTTTCATCCGATTCTGATGATATTGACGTGCCCTCTATTAGGATTCTCAATCCTAACCCAATGCTACTAAAAAACGATAACTATGATCTCgccaaaaattgcaaatgcaaaGATCACAGCAAGAGCAAAGATGGGCTGCAAATCTCTAAAAACAATACGACAAAAGATCAGCTACAAACCGTAGCTGctaaaactaacaaattatCTTTTTCACAGGCAAGACTGTGAACTAATTCACTGCTTGGCTCTAAGCGTCTAATTGCCAACACCAGGCCAGCCGCTGCCCAACCCTTTCTAACAAATAATAGAGGGTCCGACTTAGATTCTTATATTTACCACCACCATACAGATATGCGCGCAGCCGCCTGAAGGCATCGCCACTCTATGAGTCTTATAAGGATGACTCCAGACGGCATCGCACTCACCTGCCTCTCTTACTGGCCGCCGGCCTGATGGTCTTGCTACTCCTTCGGCCCCCTAACTTGAGTTCAACTAATGGGGTTGATGCCGACTGGCCAAACCAGGCTGGTCCTTTTATTCAATCTAGCAATCCTCCTAGAACAATAAATCGCAACTGGTGGACTAATGAGCACAGGAAGCAGAAGCCTCCTCCTGACGATCCACACGAATAATCAATACTAACTCATACATACTTTTAATGTTCCAATTGTTAATCTTATTGCACATTTGTATCTCactgttaattaacatttggACATTTCTCTGCCTCCTGTTAAATTGCAGCTAAAATTCAAGCTATTTAAATGAATTGAGTTCGCAATGATAAATCTATGAGGCGGATAAATTGCCAAATTGTACTctactatatatattctagaCCACTTTGGCCTAGTCTTAATAATATCCATTTTATCTTGCCTTCAGCACCTATGTTCTTTGCTGTATTTAATAACCCACTGTTATAGATTCTAAGGTCTTAGAATGAAAACAATAAAGGAGCCAAAGGCCAATTGGCCATTGGTGTTAGTTTGAGCACCGCctcaaaacaaagaaaaaaactagTTTGAGCACCGCCTCAACAAAGAAAAAGCTCCGAtataaattattcaaaaatgtatattaaaattgggaattaattgcccaaataaattttaaaaatagtGTGTGCTATGGAAAGTCGCCGATTTCCTagctaattaattaaataataaacaatttaacaaTTCTTGAGCTGtctaaactaaaataaaactgAATGCTCAAACATTTATTCATATAAAAACTTGCATCAAAACCCCATAAAACAATCAAGTGcacaattttaaataaaaccagagggccggtgttaactttgaccgcgtcaaagtttgtatacccttgcaacttttttggtaactttttccttacctgtagccattaaagtggaaaaacgtttaagctagcttaaaaaggctaatgtttgcgaaagaacggcctacaatcttagcataggaaaaaactaagatattaatcaaaatcactgtttccaccgatcgttcctatgggagtgATTTGGTCTAGCAGTGGACTGTACCTTGAAATTAAGTTGGATAACTTCACTTTGTATTTCTTCGCTACTGAATCAGTTGAGTGCCAATTTATTACTAAACCAAACGAGAAAAAGCGCTGTCGCAGCAGCTcacaaatatgtgtgtgtgtacaatgcttatgtatgtgtcgattcttacaactacatctgacttatcgataaacgcaATCCGTTCCTGAACATCCCGGCCCGACCTGAAACACAGTATCTGAACGGGGCAATACCGCAACCTTGGTGATTGGCCGAGTTAATTCTCCCGAAGAGGTCTTACCGCTCGAACCAATTGATCCTTGCTTGGGTAGGCTTCGAGAACCAGCGCCAGATGCCAGTGAGCTGATGGGGTGTTCGATTCCTTTACAAGCACCACATCTCCCACTGCTATATTTGGTGTTGTAGTGGTCCACTTTGGACGCTGTTGCAATGTGGTAAGATACTCCTGGTGCCATTGCTTCCAGAAACCTTGCATCATAGATTGGATACTTTGCCAGTACCCAAGTCGGCCCACGGGGATGTGGCCTAAGTCTGCCTCTGGTATAGTTGTGAGAGGCCTGCCGATCAAGAAATGTGCTGGCGACAAATAATTGATATCTGTGTCCGAGTTGTAGCACAAGGGTCGTGAGTTGACCACCGCACTGACTTGTGCAAGTAGAGTTCGCATCTGCTCGTAGGTGAGAGTAGATTTCCCAATGACTCGGCGAATATGCAGCTTTACGCATCTGACTGCAGATTCCCATTTTCCTCCCCAATGAGGAGCATGTGGTGGAATAAATACCCATTGAATGCCGTCATTCGCCAGAGCATTCCTAACCTTTTCGATGTGTGGTTGAGATGCCAGCAGCTTCTGCATTTCATCAAGAGACCGTTTAGCTCCAATGAAATTCGTTCCGTTGTCGCTATAGATTTTGTTGCACTTGCCACGCAAAGAGACGAAACGTCTTAGCGCGGCCAAGAATGAGTCGGTGCCCAAATCCGTTACAAGTTCCAGATGGATTGCCGATGTGACCAGACAAACAAATAGGCATATGTAGCCCTTACCAATGCGCGGTTTGCGCCCCTTTCCATCCTTAAAAAGGATTGGACCAGCATAGTCACATCCAGTGTTTACAAATGGAAGTGCCTGAGTGACACGAATGCTGGGTAGATCAGCCATCCTTTGTTGTGATGTATGATGCCGCTGTCGAAAACAAGCCAAACAGTCGTGTGTGACTTTCCTTATCAAGTTCCTTGCGCCAAATATCCAGAATGTTTGACGTACCATAACAAAGAGTGATGAGACGCAAGGGTGCAGGTTGACCCTGTGTTCGTATTCAAGTATCAGCTTGGTGATGCGATGAGATTTCGGTAGCAAAACTGGATGTTTCGCCTCTGTGGACAATTGCGAGTGGTGCAAGCGACCTCCAACCCTGAGTAGTCCGTCCTTGTCGATCATTGGCGAGAGTTTAGCCAGCTGAGATCGACTTCGCAATGGTTTATTTGCGAGTAGCAATTGATAGTCATCCTGAAAGCAGGTTTGCGCGTGGCGCAAGCATACAATGCGTGCCGCGGTTATTTCCTCAAACGTAAGACAGTTTGAGCCCTTGTCCCCAAATGGACCCTTCGTGCGCCGTAGAAAGCGAAGGACATAGCCAACCGTGTGAACGAGCGTCAACCATGAAGATACTCGTTGAACAAGATGATCAAGTGGATGATCAGGAGTTGCCTCTACTAATGCAGTCAGACAATTGCTTTCGACTTCCTTTTCTATGTTCTTTTCTGAAATATTCAAACAGACTTGTGAGTTGTTTAACCTTACCATAAACTGATCCGCGTCACGTATCCATGACGGGCCATTCCACCATAACTGAAAGTCCTTTAGGTCTGCAGCCATGAGACCTCTGGATGCGCAATCAGCTGGATTTGATTTGGAGTCCACATGACGCCAATAATGCCTTGGAATGGTGTCCAGAATTTCCGAAGTTCGGTTCCCAACAAATGTCTTTAGTCGAGAGGGTGCGTATGATAGCCAATAGAGAACGATTGTGGAATGTCACCATGCAAAAACCGTGACCTTTTGATGTCGAAGTGCCGCCTTTATCGAACGTATGAGTTGACTTAGGAGAAGTGCCGCGCAAAGCTCTAGGCGGGGCAGGGATTGCTGCTTTAGCGGAGCCACCCTAGACTTCGCAGCCATAATCGATGTAGAAATCGAGCCATCCTTGTTGATTACTCTGCTGTACACTACAGCAGCGTATGCCTTCGTAGATGCATCGGAGAATCCATGCAATTCAATGTTGTCGGTGTCGTTGACAACCAACCGGGGTATTTGAATGTGTTGTAGCATATCCAAATCTGCTCGCCATTTGAGCCAAGTATCCGCTAGTTGCTTAGGGAGTTTGTCATCCCATCCCAAATCGAGAAGCCATAATTGTTGAAAGAGTATTTTGAATTGGACCACAATTGGTGCCAAAAGCCCAAGTGGATCGAAAATCCGCGAGACATCCGATAAAACTTGTCGTTTTGTACAATCGACATTTCCTTTTAGACCAACATTATAAGACAATGTATCAAGACCAGGTTGCCAGTAAAGTCCAAGAACCTTGACTGGAGATGATTGTGTAGAATCAGTTCCTTCTGTTGGTATGCGAGGTGTGTTTGATACCCATTTCCCAAGCTCCAAATTAGCACAGGACATAAGTTGAATAAGTTCCTTTCGATTTTGTATCAGTTCCTCCTCACTGTTTGACCCAGTGAGCACATCGTCGACATAAAAATCTTCTTGTAAGATTTTTGCAGCATTCGGGAATTCCTGCTGATGATCAGTAGCCAGTTGCTCTAATACCCTAACAGCCAGGAATGGTGCACATGAGGTGCCATAAGTGACGGTGCATAGTTGATAGTGTTTGATTGGATCCGATGGCCTTTCTCTCCAGACAATTCTCTGGAAGTCGCGGTGTTTGTCGTTCACCCAAATCTGCCGAAACATCTTGACTATGTCGGCTgagaatacaaatttatacatCCGAAAGCGCAAGCAGACAGCAAATAGATCGCGTTGAATGCTAGGCCCTGTAAAGAGATAATCGTTTAGTGATTCGCCTTTGGTGTCGCAAAATGATCCGTCGAAAACTACTCTCAGCTTCCGACCCAAAACCGGGTGATGTGGTAGATAAAACCGTTGTGCATTATTGACTTCATCTGGTGGCAGTTCGCGCATATGCCCCAAATCGAAGTATTCCCTCATAAAGTTGACATATTTTGCTCTTAGATTTGCATCTTGTTGTAGGCGTCGTTCCACCGATTGGAAACGATTAGCTCCTTGTAGAGTATCCCCAAATTCAGGATTAGTGACCTTGAATGGAAGTTCCACGATGTACTTCCCCTTTTCATCTCGAGTGTGCGTAGCGAGAAAGTGTTTCTCCACCTGCTCATCATCAGGTTCCAATTTGGTTGTGGAACTGATGTCCTCTAGCTCCCAAAACCTCTGGAGCGAAGCGTTAACATCAATGTATGATGTCAAAGCGAAAGCGTTGTTAGCTTGGGGCATCGTTATAGAGCTGATGACCCATCCGAAAATCGATGATATTGCAATGAGTTTGCCCGTATTGTCGTACAACTTTTTCCCTGTGATTGTAGACCAAACGTGTTCACCGCCCAAAAGAACGTCAATTGGAGCGCTTGTGGTGAATTCCGAGTCAGCGAGTTGAAGATCGCTAAAGACATCAAGTGCCGATGCGTCAATGTTTTGCCTTTCCAGTGTTGATGTGATTTTGCCAAGAACATGAGCCTGTACCGTTAAGTGATTGTTTGAATACCTTGACTTTATCTGAAGAGTGCAGCTTCCCCTTGTGGTGTCAGCCTGAACCGAAGAGATTCCTGTGACCAAAATGGATGATGCCGACCGTGGCAATCCAAGTGCTTGTATGCATCGTTCTGATACATATG
This portion of the Drosophila willistoni isolate 14030-0811.24 unplaced genomic scaffold, UCI_dwil_1.1 Seg593, whole genome shotgun sequence genome encodes:
- the LOC124461687 gene encoding uncharacterized protein LOC124461687; this encodes MEELKALVGRRSRLKASITRILDWSERTQTTSTTEVAARMDQLQSVWKEFNGIGDSIALLEDVDGYVDPEVDHVTYGEKYLKAYSLLLGKKRLVQQQASLSGDGNGAMGLHAYNDDIVHLLQQQQQLFEQLAANQSSSNLSMPARNEVAASGSTSGNGTTAFVHAGELPKIQIKRFAGLYTEWPAFQDIYESTIHNKRELTNTQKFHHLKTLLVDDAANLVRHLAITDTAYNTAWERLKERYNRPRHIVNSFLEKFMGLPTTNKIDVSILRKVSDGTNEIVRGLDAINQTGRDCWIQYLVLEKLDADTRRRWIERSMGNEAPTLEEFFKFLDDRCNSMALRNLQQGKRENQRIPNASHHDLSTTSLVAHNGSAPATAHVLGKITSTLERQNIDASALDVFSDLQLADSEFTTSAPIDVLLGGEHVWSTITGKKLYDNTGKLIAISSIFGWVISSITMPQANNAFALTSYIDVNASLQRFWELEDISSTTKLEPDDEQVEKHFLATHTRDEKGKYIVELPFKVTNPEFGDTLQGANRFQSVERRLQQDANLRAKYVNFMREYFDLGHMRELPPDEVNNAQRFYLPHHPVLGRKLRVVFDGSFCDTKGESLNDYLFTGPSIQRDLFAVCLRFRMYKFVFSADIVKMFRQIWVNDKHRDFQRIVWRERPSDPIKHYQLCTVTYGTSCAPFLAVRVLEQLATDHQQEFPNAAKILQEDFYVDDVLTGSNSEEELIQNRKELIQLMSCANLELGKWVSNTPRIPTEGTDSTQSSPVKVLGLYWQPGLDTLSYNVGLKGNVDCTKRQVLSDVSRIFDPLGLLAPIVVQFKILFQQLWLLDLGWDDKLPKQLADTWLKWRADLDMLQHIQIPRLVVNDTDNIELHGFSDASTKAYAAVVYSRVINKDGSISTSIMAAKSRVAPLKQQSLPRLELCAALLLSQLIRSIKAALRHQKVTTFVGNRTSEILDTIPRHYWRHVDSKSNPADCASRGLMAADLKDFQLWWNGPSWIRDADQFMVRLNNSQVCLNISEKNIEKEVESNCLTALVEATPDHPLDHLVQRVSSWLTLVHTVGYVLRFLRRTKGPFGDKGSNCLTFEEITAARIVCLRHAQTCFQDDYQLLLANKPLRSRSQLAKLSPMIDKDGLLRVGGRLHHSQLSTEAKHPVLLPKSHRITKLILEYEHRVNLHPCVSSLFVMDGKGRKPRIGKGYICLFVCLVTSAIHLELVTDLGTDSFLAALRRFVSLRGKCNKIYSDNGTNFIGAKRSLDEMQKLLASQPHIEKVRNALANDGIQWVFIPPHAPHWGGKWESAVRCVKLHIRRVIGKSTLTYEQMRTLLAQVSAVVNSRPLCYNSDTDINYLSPAHFLIGRPLTTIPEADLGHIPVGRLGYWQSIQSMMQGFWKQWHQEYLTTLQQRPKWTTTTPNIAVGDVVLVKESNTPSAHWHLALVLEAYPSKDQLVRA